Proteins found in one Pirellulales bacterium genomic segment:
- a CDS encoding ATP-dependent helicase: MTEAATARSILDGLNPQQAAAAAQGDGPLLIVAGAGTGKTRTLVHRVAHLIEQGTDPGRIMLLTFTRRAAAEMLRRVEGVLRGKLPAASKRLWGGTFHSIATRLLRAHGKQVGLEPGFTIHDRGDSEDLLDVVRTEMGLTKSDKRFPKKGTCLAIYSNCVNSRRPLEDVLADAWPWCQDYAEKLKPLFQAYIDRKEAAAVLDYDDLLLFWRGLLADDTAGPKVRSRFECVLVDEYQDTNLLQAEILKLLCPDGKGLTVVGDDAQSIYSFRAATVRNILDFPQQFAGTTIVKLEQNYRSVPPILEASNWVIEQSRQRYAKRLWSMRSSEQRPWLVTCDDENEQAEFLVRRILEHREAGVDLRRQAVLFRASHHSMVLEAELARSNIPFVKYGGLKFVETAHVKDLLAFLRLAENPRDVVAGARVLMLLAGVGPKKARQLMDLLVTRGGDFRVWQEIKTPTSAAERWTGFVKLMLRLAQTAPTEVALQLQLAGRFYGPIVEEKYDHASARLRDLEQLEQLAGRFADRASMLAEIALDPPTTAEDFAGDPTLDEDYLVLSTIHSAKGLEWDAVYVIHASDGNIPSDMATRSPEQIDEERRLLYVALTRAKDWLYVCHPQRYYHAYRGPVSDRYGYAQRTRFLPAAFERYFECRNAATVASDEPDGELASAAVGRSIRDEVRAMWR; this comes from the coding sequence ATGACCGAAGCGGCGACCGCTCGCTCGATTCTCGACGGACTCAATCCCCAACAGGCCGCGGCCGCCGCGCAGGGCGACGGGCCGCTGTTGATCGTCGCCGGGGCGGGCACCGGCAAAACGCGCACCCTCGTGCATCGCGTGGCCCACTTGATCGAGCAAGGGACCGATCCCGGCCGCATCATGCTGCTCACCTTCACCCGTCGCGCCGCCGCCGAGATGCTGCGGCGCGTCGAAGGCGTGCTCCGCGGCAAGCTGCCCGCGGCCAGCAAACGGCTGTGGGGCGGCACGTTTCACTCCATCGCCACGCGGCTGCTGCGGGCACACGGCAAGCAGGTCGGCCTGGAACCGGGCTTCACCATCCACGACCGAGGCGACTCCGAAGACCTGCTCGACGTGGTCCGCACCGAGATGGGCCTGACCAAAAGCGACAAGCGGTTCCCGAAAAAGGGGACGTGCCTGGCCATCTACAGCAACTGCGTCAACTCGCGTCGCCCGTTGGAAGACGTGCTGGCCGACGCCTGGCCTTGGTGCCAGGATTATGCGGAGAAGCTGAAGCCGTTGTTTCAGGCTTACATCGACCGCAAGGAAGCCGCGGCCGTGCTCGACTACGACGACCTGCTGCTCTTCTGGCGCGGGCTGCTGGCCGACGATACGGCGGGCCCCAAGGTGCGTTCGCGGTTCGAGTGCGTGCTGGTCGATGAATATCAAGACACGAACCTCTTGCAGGCTGAGATTCTCAAGCTGCTTTGCCCCGACGGCAAGGGTCTAACCGTCGTGGGCGACGACGCCCAGTCGATCTATTCGTTTCGCGCCGCGACGGTGCGAAACATCCTCGATTTTCCCCAGCAGTTCGCCGGCACGACGATCGTCAAGCTGGAACAAAACTATCGCAGCGTGCCGCCGATTCTGGAAGCCTCGAACTGGGTCATCGAGCAGTCGCGGCAACGCTACGCGAAGCGGCTTTGGTCGATGCGAAGCTCCGAGCAACGCCCCTGGCTGGTGACCTGCGACGACGAAAACGAGCAGGCCGAGTTCCTGGTGCGGCGGATCCTGGAGCACCGTGAAGCCGGCGTTGATCTGCGCCGTCAGGCCGTGCTGTTTCGGGCATCGCACCACAGCATGGTGCTCGAGGCCGAGCTGGCCCGCTCGAACATTCCGTTCGTCAAATACGGCGGACTGAAATTCGTCGAAACGGCGCACGTGAAAGACCTGCTGGCCTTTCTGCGTCTGGCCGAGAACCCGCGCGACGTGGTGGCCGGCGCGCGGGTGCTGATGCTGTTGGCCGGCGTCGGTCCCAAGAAGGCCCGGCAGTTGATGGACCTGCTCGTCACGCGCGGCGGCGACTTTCGCGTGTGGCAAGAGATCAAGACCCCCACGTCGGCGGCCGAACGTTGGACCGGCTTCGTCAAGCTGATGCTGCGGCTGGCGCAAACGGCCCCCACGGAAGTGGCCCTGCAGCTTCAGCTCGCCGGCAGGTTTTATGGGCCGATCGTGGAAGAAAAGTACGACCACGCCTCCGCCCGGCTGCGCGATCTGGAGCAGCTCGAACAGCTTGCCGGGCGGTTTGCCGATCGGGCTTCGATGCTGGCCGAGATCGCGCTCGATCCGCCGACCACGGCGGAGGACTTTGCCGGCGACCCGACGCTGGACGAAGACTATCTGGTGCTGAGCACCATCCATTCGGCGAAAGGTCTGGAGTGGGACGCGGTCTATGTGATCCACGCCTCCGACGGCAACATTCCCTCCGACATGGCGACGCGCTCGCCGGAGCAGATCGACGAAGAGCGGCGGCTGCTTTACGTCGCTTTGACGCGGGCCAAAGACTGGCTCTACGTCTGTCATCCGCAGCGTTACTACCACGCCTACCGCGGTCCCGTCAGCGATCGATACGGCTATGCGCAACGGACCCGCTTCTTGCCGGCGGCATTCGAGCGCTATTTCGAGTGCCGGAACGCCGCGACGGTCGCCTCCGACGAACCGGACGGCGAATTGGCATCGGCGGCCGTTGGCCGAAGCATCCGCGACGAGGTACGGGCCATGTGGCGTTAG
- a CDS encoding AAA family ATPase — MNYRYRNPCQRWPQHDGYREAERIAEVALMPADEVPNTTVEWLWPDTIPVGHLTLVAGEPGGGKSFWMADLAARVSFVRPWPYADRERDAASASQDPKSKIENGSVIVVNSDDGFVDVQQPRLAAAQANMPNVGLMRRLPPGSRFSQIHSVGPVTDRLQALKAAVKEAGDCRLVIVDDLARFVRTGSGKINRADLLLALDSLKCIAGECHVAMVVVWRLERTGRATAKYLETFLPASAMAWLVGSDPYRDGLRWAVPLKNHFGPLPGPMAFRIERNNVVWQRPPDVLPADVTAAFLRKSDRRLEREQAGKWALARLAEGPVEARVLFDDASAFGFRDRTLRRALGELGLKPAKCGNDGPWLWGLERVQTGEVESTKTQDQSPKTSDSIQNHGTAWEGHPPETPFEDGQLAPESAPRAHLMGRVVEATCDDDGRMALMFVANDEPVEEGRAEDGQLVTNCEMQIGNREEAETPIQNRKSKIQNPEDDDFDETDVGLTEDDKITIVVLHPSAPGAEVSAVDAAARPQPP; from the coding sequence ATGAACTACCGCTACCGAAATCCCTGCCAGCGCTGGCCGCAACACGACGGCTATCGCGAAGCCGAACGCATCGCCGAAGTGGCCCTGATGCCGGCCGACGAGGTGCCCAATACCACGGTCGAATGGCTGTGGCCGGACACCATTCCCGTCGGGCACCTGACGCTCGTCGCCGGCGAGCCGGGCGGCGGCAAAAGCTTCTGGATGGCCGACCTCGCCGCCCGTGTCAGCTTCGTCCGCCCCTGGCCCTACGCCGACCGCGAACGCGACGCTGCCTCGGCCAGCCAAGACCCAAAATCCAAAATCGAAAATGGCTCCGTGATCGTCGTCAATTCCGACGACGGCTTCGTCGACGTGCAGCAACCGCGACTGGCCGCCGCGCAGGCGAACATGCCCAACGTCGGCCTGATGCGCCGCCTGCCGCCGGGTAGCCGCTTCTCGCAGATTCACTCGGTCGGACCCGTCACCGACCGACTGCAAGCACTCAAGGCCGCCGTCAAAGAAGCGGGCGATTGCCGGCTGGTGATCGTAGACGACCTGGCCCGCTTCGTCCGCACGGGTTCGGGCAAAATCAACCGGGCCGATCTGCTGTTGGCCCTCGATAGCCTGAAGTGCATCGCCGGCGAATGCCACGTGGCCATGGTCGTCGTCTGGCGGCTGGAGCGAACGGGCCGCGCGACGGCCAAGTACCTGGAAACGTTCTTGCCGGCGTCGGCCATGGCTTGGCTCGTCGGCAGCGATCCGTATCGCGACGGCCTGCGGTGGGCCGTGCCGCTGAAGAACCATTTTGGGCCGCTGCCCGGACCGATGGCGTTTCGCATCGAACGCAACAACGTCGTCTGGCAGCGTCCACCCGACGTGCTGCCGGCCGACGTGACGGCGGCCTTTCTGCGGAAGAGCGATCGCCGGCTGGAACGCGAGCAGGCGGGCAAGTGGGCGCTGGCGCGTCTGGCCGAAGGGCCGGTCGAAGCGCGGGTGCTGTTCGACGACGCTTCGGCGTTCGGCTTCCGCGACCGGACGCTGCGCCGGGCGCTGGGCGAGTTGGGGCTGAAGCCGGCGAAGTGCGGGAATGATGGACCGTGGCTGTGGGGGCTCGAGAGGGTTCAGACCGGAGAGGTGGAATCAACCAAGACCCAAGACCAAAGCCCCAAGACCTCTGACTCAATCCAAAATCACGGGACGGCCTGGGAAGGCCATCCTCCGGAGACGCCGTTCGAAGATGGCCAACTCGCGCCGGAGAGCGCGCCGCGTGCTCATTTAATGGGGCGCGTCGTCGAGGCAACGTGCGACGACGACGGCCGCATGGCGCTGATGTTCGTCGCGAACGATGAGCCGGTGGAAGAGGGCCGCGCCGAAGATGGCCAACTGGTTACAAATTGCGAAATGCAAATTGGCAATCGGGAAGAGGCGGAAACGCCAATCCAAAATCGAAAATCCAAAATCCAAAATCCCGAGGACGATGATTTCGACGAGACCGACGTGGGCCTGACGGAGGACGACAAAATCACGATCGTCGTCTTGCACCCCAGCGCGCCCGGCGCAGAGGTGTCGGCCGTTGATGCCGCGGCGCGTCCGCAGCCGCCGTAG